One segment of Carya illinoinensis cultivar Pawnee chromosome 13, C.illinoinensisPawnee_v1, whole genome shotgun sequence DNA contains the following:
- the LOC122292416 gene encoding uncharacterized protein At5g39865 has product MWRQWGKSTVRIHHKSSPSALFSFKDVQELCTDEPPQPTASAPNKKASIFHRVRVANSLLRSWSTRSPTHPPTEEPETHEPESSPNVVAVPDQSGNDPLAATQSAPLISIPGAEKRIVVYFTSLRVVRSTFEDCRSARSILRGFRVSIDERDLSMDSGFLTELQQILGGQSQSKLSLPRVFIGGRYVGGAEEIRQLHEAGELKKLVEGLPAAEPGVCDMCGGYRFVLCEECSGSHKLFTEKSGFKSCTACNENGLIRCPSCYCAPL; this is encoded by the coding sequence ATGTGGCGGCAGTGGGGCAAATCAACGGTTCGGATTCACCACAAGTCATCTCCGTCCGCCCTCTTCTCATTTAAGGACGTCCAAGAGCTCTGCACCGACGAGCCCCCTCAACCCACTGCTTCCGCGCCGAATAAGAAAGCCTCCATTTTCCACCGAGTCCGAGTCGCCAACTCGCTCCTCCGCAGCTGGTCAACTCGCTCACCGACTCACCCTCCCACCGAAGAACCCGAAACACACGAACCGGAGTCCAGTCCCAATGTCGTCGCTGTCCCGGACCAATCGGGTAACGACCCCCTCGCCGCAACGCAATCCGCGCCATTGATTTCAATCCCGGGCGCCGAGAAGCGCATTGTGGTATACTTCACGAGCCTCCGGGTGGTGAGGTCCACGTTCGAGGACTGCAGGTCCGCCCGATCCATTCTCCGAGGGTTTCGGGTCTCAATTGACGAACGTGATCTCTCCATGGACTCGGGGTTCCTAACCGAGTTGCAGCAGATCCTGGGAGGTCAAAGCCAAAGCAAATTATCCTTACCGAGGGTTTTCATTGGCGGGAGATACGTCGGTGGGGCGGAGGAGATTCGGCAGCTGCACGAGGCAGGAGAGCTCAAGAAGCTCGTCGAAGGCTTACCGGCAGCGGAACCGGGCGTGTGCGACATGTGCGGCGGCTATAGGTTCGTTCTGTGCGAGGAGTGTTCCGGTAGCCATAAGTTGTTCACGGAGAAAAGCGGCTTCAAGAGCTGTACGGCGTGCAACGAGAACGGTCTGATCAGGTGCCCTTCTTGTTATTGTGCGCCTCTCTGA